The genomic DNA GAAACCTTTAAGGTATAGCAACCCAATATAAATAGAGCCCCACCCCCTAATTCTATATTTAAAATTTGATCCGATCTATTTTCGGCGGGATATCCAAAAGCAGCTCGCATACTTTTCAATTCTCCAATTGTCCCATTTAAAACAAGCTCCTTAATCTTTTCATGTTGAGCGTGATATTGGAATTGAAAATTTTCTCGAATCAAAATACCATTTTCCTTTGCCAAACTAACAAACACTTCAGCATAGCCATAATTCATTGCGAACGTTTTTTCCACTAATAAATGTTTGCCTTTGGCAATTGCTTTTTGAATCCACTCTTTATGTAATCCGGTTGGGAGAGGCATATAAACAATTTGCACCTCTTCGTCATTGATTAGATTCTCGTAACCTACAATTGCCTTGCATCCGAATTGATTTGCAAATTCTTCTGCCTTTTCTTTCGTGCGACTTGCAACAGCGTGTAGCTCCAATTTATCGCACAGTAATATGGCAGGAAGAAAAGATCTTCTTGCAAAAGATGAACATCCTAAAACGCCTATTTTAATTTTCGATTTCAATTAATGATAGCTTATCAATGAAATTAAACTACGTGCTTGTACATTCAAAATGTTATTAATCTTTAACAAAAACAGCAACTGCTTTAGCGATATCCATTTAAATGTTTCAGGCAGAGCTGGCAATAACTCTTCTTCTAATTCAACAATCATGTGTCTATTACTTTCTTTATAAAACCTCCCTCCCTCTTCAGATAGATTCACATCAATTAAAATCTGACTAGTACTTGCTTCCAAGATTTCTTTCAAGAATGGTATATCCCAAAGGCTCTTTTCGTTTTGAAATCCACCCGTTAAACACTGAACAGTTGGAGCTAGCTCAACAATATCCACGTTACCACATTCTAGTTTTGCTTGAACCAAGAAATGGTAAACATCCCCAACTTTCTTTACAACGAACGCACACAAGCCCGGTTGCATGGGCTTAATAATCGGCTGACACCATTGCTTAACTTCTCTCCCTTCCAACTGCACATCGATGCCAATTATTTGAAAGTATTTATTATCGACGTGACGAATTCTATCGTCTTCTACAATCCAATCATCTATACTTTTCAGAGAAGTTAAAGTAACGTCTAGTTCAAATTCCGACTTCAACTGAGTTAACCAAAGCAACACGCTATCAATATTTAATTCCGTTTCGAACACCCCGTTTAAGAACCTCCGGTTCGTTTTATCATTCGAAATATTCCTACAGGCTTGCTTCAAATCCTCCCCAACGTCACCCACATCAATACTTGAAATCACTGTTCTAGCATCCATATTGAGCACATTGTCTTTTTCGGATAACTCCTTTAATTGACCAAGTGTTAACCAAACAAAATCCTCGTGCTCTTCAATTTCTTCTTCTACCTGAATAATTATATTTCGATTCTTCTTCTTTAAAAACCGAGCGCCTTGTTCAGATAAAAGCTCATCGAGCAAGATTTGATCTTCCATCGCATTCTGGAAAAAAGATAAATATCGAGGCTTTTTCCCTTCGTGTATTTGCGTGTAATTACTTTTGGTTGCTTGCAATGTTGGTGACAACTGAACCTTTACCACGTTTCCGGGTTCAACCTTTGCTTGCATCAGAAAACATAGAATACCATTTAACTCTTTGGTGATAATTCCAAGAAAACCAATTTCTGGTTGATGAATAATGGGCTGTTGCCAATTTGGAATCGTGCTAAAATTTGTTTTC from Flavobacteriales bacterium includes the following:
- a CDS encoding Gfo/Idh/MocA family oxidoreductase — encoded protein: MKSKIKIGVLGCSSFARRSFLPAILLCDKLELHAVASRTKEKAEEFANQFGCKAIVGYENLINDEEVQIVYMPLPTGLHKEWIQKAIAKGKHLLVEKTFAMNYGYAEVFVSLAKENGILIRENFQFQYHAQHEKIKELVLNGTIGELKSMRAAFGYPAENRSDQILNIELGGGALFILGCYTLKVS
- a CDS encoding NDP-hexose 2,3-dehydratase family protein, with translation MDSTKFLKSALTISNPIISTEGVLQWLQEKNTKCNIEVNRVPFSELKNWYFDEPLGYLRHQSGKFFSIVGIDVKTNFSTIPNWQQPIIHQPEIGFLGIITKELNGILCFLMQAKVEPGNVVKVQLSPTLQATKSNYTQIHEGKKPRYLSFFQNAMEDQILLDELLSEQGARFLKKKNRNIIIQVEEEIEEHEDFVWLTLGQLKELSEKDNVLNMDARTVISSIDVGDVGEDLKQACRNISNDKTNRRFLNGVFETELNIDSVLLWLTQLKSEFELDVTLTSLKSIDDWIVEDDRIRHVDNKYFQIIGIDVQLEGREVKQWCQPIIKPMQPGLCAFVVKKVGDVYHFLVQAKLECGNVDIVELAPTVQCLTGGFQNEKSLWDIPFLKEILEASTSQILIDVNLSEEGGRFYKESNRHMIVELEEELLPALPETFKWISLKQLLFLLKINNILNVQARSLISLISYH